A portion of the Adhaeribacter radiodurans genome contains these proteins:
- a CDS encoding CDGSH iron-sulfur domain-containing protein, whose translation MKTRITVNSNGSLKVQGDDFEIVDAQGNVYDLGGREIVSICRCGLSSNKPFCDGSHKGHFEHVSEAFALPPRKV comes from the coding sequence ATGAAAACCCGTATTACTGTAAACAGCAATGGTTCTTTAAAAGTACAAGGCGACGATTTCGAGATTGTAGACGCACAAGGCAATGTATATGATTTAGGCGGCCGCGAAATAGTTTCTATTTGCCGTTGTGGTTTATCGAGCAATAAACCTTTTTGCGATGGTTCGCACAAAGGCCATTTCGAACATGTTTCCGAAGCCTTTGCCTTACCTCCCCGCAAAGTTTAA